From the genome of Chionomys nivalis chromosome 9, mChiNiv1.1, whole genome shotgun sequence:
GTTTAGTGTCCCTAGAGTCCATGCCGACTGATTTATTTCCGCATTAGACTTTCCATGTTTCTTTAATTCAGTTAGCCCATTGACTTCTAGTCTTATTGTGGTAAAAGAAAAATAGGATTTCTTTGTTTGAAGGGGAACAAAGAATAGTCCATGTGTGTTAGAGTGTCTGTTCGTGTGTGTGTTATCCACTCATCTATTATTTAACACATCTTATTTACACATATTGCTTGTTATTTGTGAATGTTACATTGTCTGGATATATATTCTTCACATTAGAATTGCTATATCATAtaatatttctctatttttaaaattaattttactattattattattactattatattgtaatgtgattttatatatatgagtatgtTCAATGTAtacttgatgtgtgtgtgtgtgtacatgtacgtgcatataaaataatacagacTTGTGTAcattggaggtcagaagacaatgttcTGGGTCCTGCTTTCTCATTCTCGACTTGATTCCTTTGAAACGGTGTCTCATACTGAACCTGGATCTAGTCTGGCAGTCCCCAAACTCAAGTGATCATTTATTTTCAGCTTTCACTACACTGTAGGTACAGACATACACAGTCACAATTAGCTTCTTGTTTGGACGCTGGGATCTGAACACAGGTTATTACAATTGCACAGTGAATGCCCTTACCAGTCCAGGTATCTCTCTAGCTTAATATTTCCAGTTTTTAGTCTTTTCCATTGCTCTTCAACTGTTTTATTCTTGCCCTACAACCTCTTCATCATTTACGGTGCTGAGAAGCTAATATAGGTCCTTATtcatctgtaattttattttattgggctACAAACCagtctatatttttaattttttgaaggaCCTCCACAAATTTTTGTCTTCCTAAATAAATAGACTAATTCATATTCACATCAAAATTTTGAAAAGCAACCCaaatttgttttccttaaaaaaataaagcttttaaaatataaatacaattacctcattttcatttcctttcctcccccaacaCTTCCCAAACACCTTCTCTTATCTTTGGAAACTGAGGTGATATTTTGTTATGGTTTGAAGTCATGATCCCCTGATGACTAGTGATGGTTTATATATAAATGCAGGACCTTACCTTAATACAATTATAATTTATCatttctcctgtttcttctctcagGTAGCACTGGCAAAAAGGTCAATGGAAGGAGTGAATCAGTCCGTGGTGTCAGAGTTTGTGTTCCTGGGACTCACCAACTCCTGGAGTATTCAACTATTACTCTTTGTGTTCTCCTCCATGTTTTATGTAGCAAGCATGACAGGAAACTCTCTCATCGTGTTTGCTGTGGCATCTGACCCTCACTTACACTCTCCCATGTACTTTCTGTTGGCTAACCTCTCCTTCATCGACTTGGGTGTTTCTTCTGTTACTTCTCCCAAGATGATTTATGACTTATTCAGAAAACACAAAGTCATCTCCTTCAGAGGTTGTGTCACTCAAATCTTCTTCATTCATGTCATTGGTGGTGTGGAGATGGTGCTGCTCATAGCCATGGCTTTCGACAGATATGTGGCCATATGTAAGCCTCTCCATTATCTGACCATTATGAGCCCGAGGATGTGCATCTTGTTTTTAGTGGCTGCCTGGGTGGTTGGCCTTATTCACTCTCTGGTTCAACTGGCTTTTGTAGTAAACTTACCTTTCTGTGGGCCAAATGCATTGGACAGCTTCTACTGTGACCTTCCTCGATTTATCAAACTTGCCTGCATAGACACTTACCAACTGGAATTCATGGTCACAGCCAACAGTGGATTCATCTCTGTGGGCTCCTTCATCATACTGATCATTTCCTATATTGTCATCATAATCACTGTACAAAAACATTCGTCAAGTGGTTCCTCTAAGGCTCTGTCCACACTTTCAGCTCATATCTCTGTAGTTGTCTTATTCTTTGGTCCGTTGATATTCTTCTATACCTGGCCTTCTCCTTCAATACACCTGGACAAATTTCTGGCAATTTTTGATGCAGTTGTTACTCCTTTTCTGAATCCTGTGATATACACATTCAGAAATCAGGAAATGAAGGTCTCAATGAAGAGAGTATGCAGACAACTAGTTAGTTATAGGAAAACTTCTTAAATTGATGAGCTGAGGACTGTCTTCAATGGATGTAGAAGTTTATGGTCCATCAACCTCAGAAAAATAtttgcacatatgtacatatattttacacatatatacattatgtatatgtctttctctctatatatctgcaTATTCTTCTGATTAGTCTAGATTGATAATCTCTACTGAAAACAGAGAATCACATTTATTTAGAAAGCAAAGATTATAATAATCTTGAACTTACATTCCTAAGGAATAGTGTTTACTTCGACGTAATTGATACTGAAGGCCTTTAGAACAAggaaaatttctctctctcttcttttacacttgttttatttcttgagcATTTCATGTATGAATATTGGCTTTAAAAATTTccattcttcttcctcccctctccatttaTTTCTGGCCCTTCTTATTTCTTATCTTATTATGgcttctttaatttaaaatatattcaaatatatctGTTAAAACAATAAGATATAAATAAGATACTGAATCCATTATGTTgcccatgtgtatatgtgtttactaTACATTGTCTCCAATGCAGGAATTTCAGGACACCTTTACTGGTTTGCTTATAAAAGCTTATTCTACTGAGCCATTTGTCTGTCTCCTGTAGTTTGTATATGTTACTCATTTGGAGTTTTTCTGCTGTGGAAGGAAATTCAAATCAGGAGAACACACATAGGGGTATAATAGATGCTTGTTTTGTGTAGAAGACTTGAAAACCATTTTGGAATACCAGCAAGAAACCAAGTAAACATGGTTTTTCTCTCAGATTAGCATTATTTTTTCACATACATCATATTTCTATTCCTTTATATTTACTACTTTTTTTCTTAGTATATTTCCATGTTACAGTAAAACTCAAGAATAAATTGTGTAATATTTGAAAGGAGGAATTGAAGCAACATGTATGTTTACTTTGTGAGTTCGTAAATAGGTACTAAGATACTGCATGTGTTGCTACCAGTACTCTGTGATATGGGAGTAAAACCATCCCTGAAGGTTTTCTAACTCTTTATAGATCTCACAGTTCATTTTCTTCAGGTCCCAGTCATTTGCAGGTCATTGCCACTGTGATGACAGTCACAAGACACACACTCACCTGCATCATCCAATTTGGTGCACCGAGACAGACACAGCACAGTTAATCCTTGCTCTTCACTACATGACATTTTCATTTCCCTTGTTCTGGTTCACTGGCTTGAGGTGCAGCATGAGGTTAATTGGGATCAGACTTAACTGCAGTACTGAATGACTTCCGTATTCATAAAGTCTTGTTCACATAAGTAGCCACTGTACATCCTTATGTTCGTTGTCTTTTACTGAGAAACCTGTGAGTGGTTGGTGTCAACCCTATGATTTGttaatcaaaaaatattttataaatttccatGTTATTCAAATGATATTTCATCAAGCACAGGGCACTTTTATAGCAGATGAAATATGATAATGAACTCACAACACATGAAACTCACTGGCCTACCCACATGCTTCATTCCTTGTAAGCTAGTGATGGAAAACTTGGGCTAGGAATTGGGCTAATGGGTGTCCCTCCAATGTGGTAGGTGCAGAAGTAGCTGTGCCAATCTTGCTAACAGATCCCTGTTTTTCACTCTGTTCTGTAGTTATATATTTTACTTGTGGCTTTTCaagcctgtatttttttcttagctCCGTTGCCCTTTTGTGGTAAGAACTCACTATTCTAGACATCTCTGATTCTTTTATCATCTTTTATTTGTTCTCATAACCCTGCTCAAGCTCTGAGTATCTTTGCTTACATAAATTCTCTTTCATTATCAAggtttgttatattttgtttcctAGATCTTGATTTATTCCCTGTTACATCTGTGaaacaataaacagaaaattgaattgcatttatttgcaaaggcaaatatatatatatgtatatatatatatataatcataatatACAAGAAACATCTGAAAGAACACAAACTACACAATGATTAACCCAAAAGGAATAGGTAGGTGTTTGTTATTCCTGAGTTGTGAGATGCCCCCAGCATAACCACCAAGAATCAGTGAAATTAAGAGCCTGCACAATATTTGTACGAATATTATAGGACAAACCATTTGTATTGGATACCCAATTAATGTGTTCTTCCttggggaagattatttctccTAAAGTCAGCATTCTTGAGCTGTctgtagttctctgtgtaggAATGAGCCTCTTGGGCTTTCCCTCATCCATTTTACCATGGATGTTGGCCCTGTTCACATCATATTTAGACAATCATGCTGAGACTTTCTGATTACAACTTTTGACATTACTAGAGGTCACAATCTCATAGCAAATTTcctgtcctctgactcttacaatattTATGACCTCTTCTACAATTACTCCTGAACCTGAGGTGTGGGAGTTATTTTTGTTCAATAATGGTCTCCATCCATTCCAAAGAGGAGCTTCCTTAATGAGGACTAAGGACGTCACTTATCTGTGtgtataagaacaaatatttagaatgcagttagagaTAACACTAGTTTAATAAAGTGGcagttgtttgttttctccaagGTCCATGAATTTCCTTTTCTAAGTAGCAGGCAAGGTTTCCAATTCCACACATAATTATCATATTGTTGaacaattcttttatttatttgtttgttatttgtttatttatttaggtttttttaagacagggattcttagtgtaaccttggctgtcctggaactcactctgtagagcaggctggcttggtgctctcagagatctacctgtctctgctttctgtgtgctgagattaatggtgtgtgctgCAACCATCTGGCTTGAGCAAGATTTAAGAAGTtatgcatttttccttttttaatttatttttttaaattacattttacatttcatCCGTAATTCTCACACCATATATCCCTGTCAGATCAaaccccatccattcctcccagTGTGTAAGtgttcccatgggaagtcaacaaagtctggcacattaagttggggcaggactaagcccctcccccacaccctgcattaaggctgagcatagcatcccaccacagggaatgggctccaataagcttGTTCATGCAGCAGGGATAGATCCTGATCCTACTGCCAGGTGCCTCACATACAGCCCAATTTTCACCCCTGTCTCTGACATAGAgaaaggcctagtttggtcccatgtcAGTTCCACAGCTTTTGGTCTAGAGTTCATTAATTTCCACGGGCGtggtctctgtagatttctctatcatgatcttgacctttcttgctcatatattccctcatCCCTCTCTTCAATTGGATTCTCAGAGTTTGGCCTGGTGCGTGGCTGTGGATCTCtccatctggttccatcagttgctggattgTTGGCGCTTGTTTTTCCTGGTTgcacagaactgaaataatcacacagaaacggtcttatttaaatcactgcttgatccattaattctagcttcttattggttaactcttacaacttaatttaacccattgtgtattgccacatggctgtggattACTCAAATGATTCTGGCATGTCTGCTCCCGGTGGGGCTACATAGTGTCTTTGAGatgcctccttctttctctcagcattcagtttagttctctctcatatcttcttcaatttctttcttagagacttaaagttcttatcatacaggtctttcacgtTTTTACCTAGAGTTaaccaaagatattttatgttatttgtgggtaCCTTAAAggctgatgtttctctgatttcttccttggcccatttatcatttgtatttaatagggcttctgatttttttagaggtaatcttgtatccttccacattactgaagatgtttatctGTAGGAGTTTCCAGATAGAGTTTTTTGGGCCACTTATATAAACTTAACCTATCTCAtcatagtgaaagtttgacttcttccatataatttgtatcctcttgatctccttttgctgtctttttgctctagctagaacttcaagtactatattgactATATATGGagagccttgtcatgttcctgattttaatggaatcactttgagtttctttccatttaatttttctgataattttttGGGTTTTAAATATTGCTTTCGTAATGTTTAGATATGCTTCTTGTATTCCTGaactctccaagatctttatcataaggggtgttgaatttttgtCAAAGGaatttttggcatctaatgagatgatcttgtgttttattttttctttcagttttttgatACGGCGGATTATATCGACAGATTTTTGATATTGAGCCAATCCTGCatatctgggatgaagtctacttggtcattgtgggtttttttttttttatgtggttttggattctgtttttctgtttactgagtatttttgcatcaatgtttgtAAGTGAGATTGGGCTTTACTTCTCTATTTTAGCTGCATCTTTGTATGGTTTGGTTATAACAGTAGTAGAGTTTGGGCATGCTTCTTCTGTTCCTATTCCATGAAACaatttgaagagttttggaaTTAGTACTTACTCCAAATTTTGGTATAATTCTGTGTTGAagtcatctggtcctgggctttttgtgaatgggagacttttaatggctatttctatttcctttgggttataggtttatttatattgtttttcttgtcttgatttaattttggtatacggaacttatcaattttttttaacccattttccaattttgtagagtacagatttttgaagtgTGATCTGAtaactctctgaatttcctcagtatctgtttttatgcccctcttcatttttgattttgttaatgtgtatattctttttctgacttttcaTTAGTTTAGATTAGCATTTGcctattttattgactttaaagtgtttattttgttgaaacaaggagccaactctttgtttcattaaatctttatattgttctctttgcttctattttattgatttttgcctTCAATTTGACTCATAACATCTCATAATTCCCttgtttttctgttaattttaattttggaagACATGTGTATTAGTAAGATAggggtgttgaaatctcccaTTATTAGCTTGTATGGGTTAATGTGCAAATTAAGCttttgtaatatttcttttacaaatgtgggtgcccttgtttTGGGGGCATAAATATTCAGGGTGGAGACTTTATCTTAATGGATTTCCTCTGGAGCaggaaaataatatgtaaattttGTAGAATAAAAGATTAAATTGCAGTATAGAGTGTCACAGTGTCCTtatcctgaacacacacacacacacacacacacacacacacacacacacatacacacacgaacaaTTTTAGACAGCTTTTCTAAGTAAAAGAAATAAGGAGATGACATCTATATCTACAAGACATCAGGACAATTTTTCAGGAGAGTCGTCTCCCTACTTAGGTGATTCTAATTTTGGCAAATTGACATTAAAACCAATTATAAtgtacatattctctctctctctttctttctctctttctctctgagtgtgtgtgtgtgtttgtgtgtgtatgcacatacaacTTGCAGTCTTTTCTCCATTATggagaagaaaacataaacctgTATTGTGAAGGTATTCACATACATTGCTGGAATAACTTGAAAGAGAATATCAACTGAAAAATATCTAATACAGAAATCTGGCAATTATGTGGGTGCAATTTGGACTCTAATTTACAATGGGGACTGGAAACATGAGATTTAGAATTTAGGGATTGTTTTGGTGTTCTTTTAACAATCTCTGGTAAGTGGCTTTCATACattgtaaataaataatgatacatATAAAATGTATCATGTCAAGATagatggttattttttttttttttttttttttggtttttcgagacagggtttctctgtggctttggagcctgtcctggaactatctcttgtagaccaggctggtctcgaactcacagagattcacctgcctctgcctcccaagtgctgggattaaaggcgtgcaccaccaccgcccggcgatagaTGGTTATTTAAGAGaaacttttttcagtttttaagtagAGAATACTATGTAATACAAATCCTGACAAAGGATAAGATGATCTGAGGGAAATTGTGTTAATAGAACAAATCTCATGATAACATGCAGACAGTTATCTGGCAATGACATAATTACTCATTATATGGCCCCATGCTTTCCTAATTTGATATTATTTTCCCAACTCTGTTCATCTCTCGGATATAAGAAGACGGATGATACAAATATTTCACCGTTCCTGTTGCACccattttccatttctctcctATTTGTGGATATATTAAGCAGCAGTTCACACCCTTGACATGAGTATGCCATTCTTTTTGCGGCCATTTCCTTACAAGTTGTATAAAATTAAATCACAGTATAATTCACTGTTCCTACACCCTTACTGTGATGTGGTACTTATtggaaataaatctatttttctaCATTCATGTTTATTTACTTGTACAACAGTTTATTAAATGATGTTCTACCATCTCTTCTTTGTATAAACTGTGTAGCTCATCTTATATAGTAGCAACATTCTTTTCAGTGGGTTGTAGGAACTGATGTGTGTGGagcattgtttcttttttattcttagtTGATAGATATTTTAGACATTGTAGTTACAGGTCACAATTTTACTGAAATGAGGACTTTACACAAATTCTTCTTCTTAAACTAcactataattaaaatattagtttcatttaactctgtgaagataGGTATACTTTGAGGGAATATTTGTCTATTATTAAGGAATAATAGCAGTGAGAATTTTCTGCATTGAGcatgatctcactatgtagctctaaaTGTTTTGAAAGTCACTATttaaggctggcttcaaactcactgagatctacctgtctctgccttctgattgctgagactaaatgtgtgtgccaccatgttaaCTGTTAAACTTTCAAATTCATGTAGTTTAATGACACTATAATAACCctggtttcttttgttcttctccTTAATATCATACTGTGAGCTACAGAAATTCTTTGGTCACATAGAAACAGAACTAAATACTCTAGAGAAAAGAATTCTATAACCACATGATGCTTTTAAATTGCTATGTTTTTAGAGTATACCTTGGTCTGTGGCCTCTTGAGGTACGTATAATTAGCTTCTTATCTCCCTAATGGAAGATTCCATGTGCCATTTATGTGAGGGCACACAGAGAAGCTTGACTTTGCTAAGATGATGTTGTTATCATTCAGGTAAAATGTATAGCTGGAATTAAACTTCGCAATGCTTGGGTGGCTAATTCCCAGATGTTTTTTGTGCTTGGAATTACTGTGGACAAGAGTCATATCCTAAAGGGCTTGAGGAAGACGAGCAAAGTAGAGAGCAGTCAGGAAAATGAATTGAATGCACAGGAGGATAGCTGATAAACACCAACTGAAGTATTGGCAAAGGCTAAGTTACTGACTGCCTATGAGCTAGAACCACATTGTCAATGGTCTTGAGAAGTCAAAAAACCTTGTAACATTTTCTACTAAGTTTATGTAGAAATATAATTAATCATTCTTTGTTCACTGATAACTGATTGAATGAATGATATAATACCTACAAACTGGTAACTAATGAAATATCAATGATACTTATAATCATTTGCAGTTTTCTCctctctgacttttaaaaataggttGAGTGTGAACAACCCACCTTCTACAAAATGTTTGGTGGATGTTCTGTAAAACAGATGCAAATTTGTGAGAGATTTTCATGCTTTTCAGATAGGAAGAGTGTTATGAAAACCTGACCAGAAGCAAATTTTAACACGAGAACAAAAGCCTcaatgttgaaaatattttttgtgataaaatgtcattttaatttcagaacaaaattgtatttaaaatataaaaggttgaattattttcttgctttcaTCTGtggtattaaatataaaatttgaatgCTTGAATTAATTTGATTCTGATCAGTGTTCTTATCAGGAAGACTAAAGATGTATGAGGTGACTTTTACCTAATTATGTATTTGAATAAGATACAGAGCTATTTATATCTCCCAAACTATTAAATAAATGTAGTCATGTCTTAAATTAGGGGCAACCATATTTGGTTAGGTTTCCTTGGATTTAAGAAATGCTTTGAAATAATAAGCATAGTGAAAATACAGACAGATTCAACTGAGGGGAATAAgttcataatttaaatatttatgcttattttACAGCAAGCTTTCTCAATTTTCTATCCCTATTATACACcaatttttcaaatttcataGTCTTCCTATGAACATTCTACATGACCTAGATTTAGATTTTTTCTTCGTTCTTATTTATCCCTTTATTACTGCTTTTTGAAGACTGAGAATAATTTAGTGTTTGGAAGAAAATTACCCCAGGGAAGACAATTTTTAAATCTCAGCAGTACtttaggggaggaaggagagacggGGGCAGAAGAAAGATAGAGACTGAGAAAGAAGGTAAGAATGTgaaggagagacaaagagagagagaattagttaAGGTGACTTGGAAATCAGGTACATGAAGGGAGAAgaactttaaagaaagagtaaggaAACCCTGAGAACCAGAGGAAGTATGCTTAAGACAGGCTTAGGGTAGAGTTAGAATGCTTAAAGAAAAGATTACggttcattttctttatcacttCATAATTCTATCTAATTCTATCCAATCTTTAATATTATATAATCATGTATATTTTGTAGTTTTCAAAAAACATTAATGGAGAATTTTGAATTTTcatcatatatgtatttatttttccctcATTTTCTAGGTTTTCAGAGTCTAAACTTTGGTATGCACTAATGAGAAGACAGATGTAAATTGAGCTGTATAGAGGTTGCTGTTTGAAAAATAAACCAATGAATTCAATTTTTATTGAGTACTAAACATGTATATGATGTTCTATGAGAGCAAATGCACCAATTTCACATTTGAAATGTTCTGTTGTATTCTGGTTGAAATGATGTGGATAATGTAATATGTTCATTAATGGGATATGGGTAGTGCTTTTTGGAACATATTTGGGCATGGTAGTGTGATGCCCTCTGCTTATTCATATTCATTAATGTTTTTGAGTAATCTCATGAATTGGTCACTGCTATGAGCAAGAGGAAGAAATGCATTCTTATGTTAGCATTAATTAAACATCCACAAATGGAGCTCCTATCTCCTGTGGACATGATTGTGTTTATGGCTGCCTCACCCTGTCCTGCCCAATCCTTACTGAATGCATGACTGTGATCTGTGTTTCATTCCTATAACTTCACTGAAGTAaccattttaatttgtttaacaaAAAGAAAGCTCAAGGTTGGGTGCtcagcatcttttcttttttttttttttttttttttttttttttttttttttttttttttttttttcttttatttattttttattcttttttaattaaaatttccacctgctccccgtctcccacctccctcccctcctcccaaacactgccccctccccccactcccctccccccatccccactcctcttctcctccccccacaccattccccctccctctcgacactgaagagcagtccaaattctctgccctgcgggaagacgaaggtcttctatctacgtccaggaaggtgagcttccaaacaggctaagctcccacaaagccagttcatgtattaggattgaaacctagtgccattgtccttggcttctcatcagtcctcattgaccgccatgctcagagagtccggaatcaacccatgcttattcagtcccagaccagctggccttggtgggctcccaataaatcagttccactgtcacagtgggtgggtgcatccctcgtggtcctgattttttgctcttgttctccctccttctgctcctcatttggaccttaagagctcagaccgttgctccaaattaagaatctgtctctacctcgatccatcgccagatgaaggttctaaggtgatatgcaagacattcatcagtataggatagggtcacttcaggctccctctccctagttgcccaaggtacccgCTGGGGACATactcctggacacctgcaaacccctctagagtcaagtctcttgccaac
Proteins encoded in this window:
- the LOC130881564 gene encoding olfactory receptor 4F3/4F16/4F29-like, which gives rise to MEGVNQSVVSEFVFLGLTNSWSIQLLLFVFSSMFYVASMTGNSLIVFAVASDPHLHSPMYFLLANLSFIDLGVSSVTSPKMIYDLFRKHKVISFRGCVTQIFFIHVIGGVEMVLLIAMAFDRYVAICKPLHYLTIMSPRMCILFLVAAWVVGLIHSLVQLAFVVNLPFCGPNALDSFYCDLPRFIKLACIDTYQLEFMVTANSGFISVGSFIILIISYIVIIITVQKHSSSGSSKALSTLSAHISVVVLFFGPLIFFYTWPSPSIHLDKFLAIFDAVVTPFLNPVIYTFRNQEMKVSMKRVCRQLVSYRKTS